The following are encoded together in the Echinicola jeungdonensis genome:
- a CDS encoding helix-turn-helix domain-containing protein has product MDEIIERLENLQRLIESQGIYTKEVLNFTEACQYLELSQSHLYKLTSAGNIPHYKPNGKKLYFKRTELESWLLRNRNSTQEEIDRRAADYLIKKGRVKL; this is encoded by the coding sequence ATGGACGAAATAATTGAACGTCTTGAAAATCTCCAACGCCTAATTGAGAGCCAGGGGATTTACACGAAAGAAGTTTTAAACTTCACTGAGGCTTGCCAGTACTTGGAGCTTTCACAGTCACACTTGTACAAGTTGACAAGTGCAGGAAATATTCCACACTACAAGCCCAATGGGAAAAAGCTCTATTTCAAGAGAACGGAGTTAGAAAGCTGGTTGCTACGCAACCGCAATTCCACCCAGGAGGAAATAGACCGCAGAGCTGCGGATTACCTAATCAAAAAAGGGAGGGTAAAGCTATGA
- a CDS encoding thioredoxin family protein codes for MKIYTIILLLLLLGSPILAQEKNAIEWYSFEEAIALNQKEPKMVLVDVYTDWCGWCKKMDKHTFTDENVIDYVNDNFYAVKLDAENTKKKFEFKGKEYSEAAMARAMRVSSYPNFVIIDAAMENITQLPGYREPDVFLKDLSATLKQLTGE; via the coding sequence ATGAAAATATACACGATAATATTATTGCTTCTGCTTTTGGGAAGCCCAATTCTTGCTCAGGAAAAAAACGCCATTGAATGGTATAGCTTTGAGGAAGCCATCGCCCTCAATCAAAAAGAACCTAAAATGGTATTGGTGGATGTTTATACTGACTGGTGCGGATGGTGTAAAAAAATGGACAAGCATACCTTTACTGATGAAAACGTAATTGATTATGTCAATGATAATTTTTATGCGGTCAAATTGGATGCGGAAAACACCAAAAAAAAATTCGAATTCAAAGGAAAAGAATATTCAGAAGCAGCCATGGCCAGGGCCATGCGAGTCAGCTCCTACCCCAACTTTGTCATCATCGATGCTGCGATGGAAAACATTACCCAGCTCCCGGGATACAGAGAACCTGATGTTTTCCTCAAAGACCTGAGCGCTACCTTAAAGCAATTAACAGGAGAGTAA
- a CDS encoding metal ABC transporter ATP-binding protein, giving the protein MIEHIKKPVVEVHDLIVSYGQNPVLWNIDLTLPEGALIGILGPNGAGKSTLIKAIMGLVKANSGFVKIFDQGLNQVRKRISYVPQRESVDWDFPASALDIVMMGTYHKLGLFKRPGKKEKILALDCLEKVNMKAFANRQISELSGGQQQRVFIARALAQQADIYFMDEPFAGVDMSTEKALVQLFQEMTQEGKTVIVVHHDIYSAGKYFDWLIMLNMHLIASGPTNQVLTEELLTKTYGGKLSMLTDVGELIKKSSFNPLKS; this is encoded by the coding sequence ATGATTGAACATATCAAAAAACCGGTAGTAGAAGTCCACGACCTGATTGTAAGTTATGGTCAAAATCCTGTTTTGTGGAACATCGACTTGACCCTGCCAGAAGGAGCCCTCATAGGAATCCTGGGCCCCAATGGTGCAGGTAAGTCCACCCTGATCAAAGCCATTATGGGACTGGTCAAAGCCAATAGCGGTTTCGTTAAAATATTTGACCAAGGTTTAAATCAGGTTCGAAAAAGGATCAGCTATGTTCCCCAAAGAGAATCTGTAGATTGGGATTTCCCCGCCTCAGCTCTGGACATCGTAATGATGGGGACCTACCACAAGCTGGGCTTGTTCAAAAGACCAGGGAAAAAAGAAAAAATCCTGGCACTTGATTGTTTGGAAAAAGTTAACATGAAGGCATTTGCCAACAGGCAGATCAGCGAACTTTCCGGCGGCCAACAGCAAAGGGTTTTTATTGCCCGGGCATTGGCACAGCAAGCAGACATTTATTTTATGGATGAGCCATTTGCCGGTGTGGACATGAGTACCGAAAAAGCTTTAGTGCAATTATTCCAGGAAATGACTCAAGAAGGAAAAACAGTAATTGTGGTTCACCATGATATTTACTCCGCAGGAAAATACTTCGATTGGCTGATCATGCTCAATATGCACCTGATTGCCTCTGGACCTACCAATCAAGTTCTCACAGAGGAATTATTGACCAAAACTTATGGAGGAAAACTTTCCATGTTAACCGATGTGGGCGAATTGATCAAGAAAAGCAGTTTCAACCCTTTAAAGAGTTGA
- a CDS encoding glycosyltransferase: MKKAKVVIASVLKPVTDTRAFYKLAISLRETNKYQINIIGFLRKNPPKLSNIEFTAIFGRHRLHPLRLLAPFIFFLKLKNYKPDLVIVTTYELLWPSILAKVLFGNKLIYDLQENYSKNVNFHQTLPILFRRLVVKGIQIMEKSSQPYVDHYFFAEECYIKEFPQIKNWTLLENKYQGKPVQSAPISLARKESLQFLISGTLTPAYGIENAFYWFKELAKENPSYQLHVIGHVPLKDFKNELEKLGQNHNQIHLRLAQRPVPYPDIKKQLLNADILLLPYLQSPAIMPKIPTKLYEALALNIPVLTTKNPRWEKLLDRYKAGIGIDFSNPKNAKNDLDRLINQPLYTHLPGKEVTWASEEEKLIQVVDGLVRIEK; the protein is encoded by the coding sequence ATGAAAAAGGCTAAAGTCGTCATTGCTTCCGTACTCAAACCTGTCACTGACACCAGGGCTTTTTACAAGCTGGCGATTTCACTTCGTGAAACAAATAAATACCAAATTAACATCATAGGATTTTTAAGAAAAAATCCTCCCAAGCTGTCAAATATTGAATTTACTGCAATTTTTGGCCGGCATCGTTTACATCCTCTCAGATTACTTGCCCCATTTATATTTTTTCTAAAACTTAAAAATTACAAACCGGACTTGGTCATCGTTACTACTTATGAACTCCTTTGGCCCTCCATCCTAGCCAAAGTATTGTTCGGTAATAAACTGATCTATGATTTACAGGAAAATTACAGTAAAAATGTAAATTTTCACCAAACTTTGCCCATTTTATTCCGACGATTGGTGGTAAAAGGGATACAAATTATGGAAAAATCCTCCCAACCCTATGTGGACCATTATTTTTTTGCCGAGGAATGTTATATAAAGGAGTTTCCTCAAATCAAAAACTGGACATTATTAGAAAATAAATATCAGGGAAAACCAGTCCAATCTGCCCCCATATCTTTGGCCAGAAAGGAAAGTCTTCAATTTTTGATTTCAGGCACCCTTACCCCAGCCTATGGGATTGAAAATGCCTTTTATTGGTTTAAGGAACTTGCCAAAGAAAATCCTTCTTATCAACTCCATGTAATTGGTCATGTGCCTTTAAAGGACTTTAAAAACGAACTAGAAAAACTGGGGCAAAACCATAATCAAATACACCTCCGGTTGGCCCAAAGACCTGTTCCCTATCCTGATATTAAGAAACAGCTTTTAAATGCGGATATCCTATTGTTACCTTATCTTCAATCCCCGGCCATCATGCCCAAAATTCCCACCAAGCTTTATGAAGCACTGGCATTAAACATCCCTGTTTTAACCACAAAAAATCCTAGGTGGGAAAAGCTTTTGGACCGGTACAAAGCCGGAATAGGGATTGATTTTTCCAATCCAAAAAATGCAAAAAATGACCTGGACCGCTTAATTAACCAGCCACTTTATACCCACTTACCTGGTAAAGAAGTCACCTGGGCATCCGAGGAAGAAAAGCTGATCCAGGTAGTAGATGGATTGGTCAGAATTGAAAAGTGA
- a CDS encoding BT4734/BF3469 family protein, with protein MEISRKAILSKTHYGLNIYAHVLRHYYQGETVLSLSGRDCKPAKNPFNADKPTLMVKVVDGIARHTDTEEAIAQGNVFDFASLHFSLEGQALLDKINEELYLRIGKERGFYHQEETQPAVALPEIVKPAPPVFSYFNKPVTNTIPSRQVSLIEVYHLIKGNDFASCTSTLRNISEPKDARKYKAQNFDYVTFSGSFSKRNDANLQRHSGLLTIDFDHIEDIPSLKESLLSDHYFETELLFVSPSGDGLKWVIPIDLTQAKHQDYFKAVANYVSHTYQLEVDQSGKDISRACFLPHDTDIFINPKYI; from the coding sequence ATGGAGATAAGTAGAAAAGCCATATTGAGTAAAACACATTACGGCCTGAATATCTATGCCCATGTGTTACGCCACTACTATCAGGGTGAAACAGTCCTATCCCTTTCGGGAAGGGACTGTAAACCTGCTAAAAATCCATTCAATGCGGACAAGCCCACATTGATGGTTAAAGTAGTTGACGGCATTGCTAGGCATACCGATACAGAAGAAGCCATTGCACAGGGCAATGTCTTTGATTTTGCTTCATTGCATTTCAGCCTCGAAGGGCAAGCCCTTCTCGACAAGATCAATGAAGAACTATACCTGAGAATTGGAAAGGAAAGAGGTTTTTATCATCAAGAGGAAACGCAACCTGCGGTTGCTCTTCCTGAAATAGTCAAACCAGCTCCGCCAGTTTTCAGCTATTTCAACAAGCCTGTTACCAACACAATCCCAAGTCGCCAAGTCTCCTTGATAGAGGTGTACCACCTTATCAAAGGCAATGATTTTGCTTCGTGTACAAGTACACTTCGCAATATCTCCGAGCCAAAGGATGCCCGAAAGTATAAGGCTCAAAACTTCGATTATGTGACCTTCTCAGGCTCATTCTCCAAGCGGAATGATGCTAACCTCCAAAGACATTCAGGTTTGCTCACAATCGATTTTGACCACATTGAGGACATTCCTTCACTCAAGGAATCATTACTCAGCGACCACTATTTTGAAACGGAGCTACTGTTTGTATCTCCTTCAGGTGATGGGTTGAAATGGGTAATACCGATTGACTTGACACAGGCAAAACACCAGGACTATTTCAAGGCAGTGGCAAACTACGTTTCCCACACCTATCAATTAGAAGTAGACCAATCAGGAAAGGATATTTCAAGAGCATGTTTCCTTCCGCACGATACAGATATATTCATCAACCCTAAATACATATAG
- a CDS encoding helix-turn-helix domain-containing protein, producing MTEVLDMLLTLTQDVKTIKAYLLNFHKSRLEQFSDEWIDGQVVMQTLHISKRTLQSLRDSGVLPYSRINGKFYYKVSDMEALLESNYSPSKSKHYGDK from the coding sequence ATGACAGAGGTATTAGATATGCTCCTGACACTTACTCAGGACGTTAAAACGATCAAAGCTTACCTCCTCAACTTCCATAAGTCACGATTGGAGCAATTCAGTGACGAATGGATTGATGGTCAGGTAGTGATGCAGACGCTACACATTAGCAAAAGAACCCTTCAATCCCTTAGGGATAGTGGGGTTCTTCCCTACAGCCGAATCAATGGCAAGTTCTATTACAAAGTTTCTGACATGGAAGCTTTACTGGAATCCAACTACTCACCTTCAAAATCAAAGCATTATGGAGATAAGTAG
- a CDS encoding metal ABC transporter permease yields the protein MDKFIYFFSFQDPNVMMVVTGICLLSISSAMVGTFTFLDKKALVGDAISHAVLPGVCLAFMFAGTKNPYWIVSGAFVTGAISTYAITWITNTTKLKEDTVIAAVLSIFFGIGIVMMTQLQQTGNAALSGLDHFIFGNAISIVKEDLWVYGLLAFAVITTILFFYKEFQVMVFNKSFAQSVGLPIKSLEFLFNSLMVLAVVTGIQAIGVVLMAALLITPAAAARFWTDRLDRTLMIAVGFALFSGITGAYISFILPHMPTGPWVVIVLSLLAFLSFFFSFNKGVLTRWMAKRKYQRKIHTDHILKSLYNSREKGMEGIALDTLRHHFPGIKSSINSSIKELEGKGYVTKNEYIIDLTEKGLIEAKRIVRLHRLWELYLTEYMNIAPDHVHESAEKMEHIITPELEAKLDERLNFPKSDPHHSIIPRDKS from the coding sequence ATGGATAAATTCATTTATTTCTTTTCCTTTCAGGATCCAAATGTAATGATGGTGGTAACAGGCATTTGCCTATTATCCATCAGTTCAGCCATGGTAGGGACCTTCACCTTCCTGGACAAAAAAGCCCTGGTGGGTGATGCCATATCTCATGCTGTTCTTCCAGGTGTCTGTCTTGCTTTTATGTTTGCAGGTACAAAGAATCCTTATTGGATTGTCTCGGGGGCATTTGTCACCGGCGCCATTTCAACCTATGCTATTACCTGGATTACCAATACCACCAAACTCAAAGAAGACACCGTAATCGCCGCGGTACTATCTATTTTCTTTGGGATAGGTATTGTAATGATGACCCAATTACAACAAACCGGAAACGCGGCTCTTTCCGGCTTGGATCATTTTATCTTTGGAAATGCCATTTCCATTGTCAAGGAAGATCTTTGGGTGTATGGCCTTCTTGCCTTTGCCGTTATCACCACTATCCTGTTTTTCTACAAAGAATTCCAGGTAATGGTTTTTAATAAATCTTTTGCACAGTCGGTGGGCCTTCCCATCAAAAGCCTGGAGTTTCTCTTCAATTCCTTGATGGTATTGGCCGTGGTGACAGGCATTCAAGCCATTGGGGTGGTATTGATGGCGGCCTTGTTAATTACTCCTGCAGCTGCAGCCCGATTTTGGACAGACCGCCTGGACCGCACTTTAATGATAGCGGTTGGGTTCGCCCTGTTTTCTGGCATTACCGGAGCATACATTTCATTTATCCTGCCTCATATGCCTACGGGCCCCTGGGTGGTGATTGTGCTTTCTTTATTGGCCTTTTTATCCTTCTTCTTCTCCTTTAATAAAGGAGTCCTGACCCGGTGGATGGCCAAAAGAAAATACCAAAGGAAAATTCATACGGACCATATCCTAAAGTCCCTTTATAATTCCCGGGAAAAAGGAATGGAAGGCATTGCACTTGACACTTTACGGCACCATTTCCCTGGGATAAAAAGCAGTATCAATTCTTCAATCAAAGAATTAGAAGGAAAAGGATATGTAACTAAAAATGAATACATTATAGACCTTACAGAAAAAGGATTAATAGAAGCAAAAAGGATCGTAAGGCTGCACCGTTTGTGGGAGCTTTACCTGACAGAATATATGAATATTGCTCCCGACCATGTACATGAAAGCGCAGAAAAAATGGAGCATATCATCACTCCTGAATTGGAAGCCAAGCTGGACGAAAGGCTAAACTTCCCCAAATCAGATCCACATCATTCCATCATACCAAGAGACAAATCATGA
- a CDS encoding site-specific integrase has product MKVTLRKRNQGGKTSLYLDYYHKGKRKTEYLKLYLTPNPKTKEEKEVNKKTLQLAETIRAQRQIEIQNGVYGFRDNEKLKGSFLAYIELLANQRQDSPGNYGNWTSMLKHLKAFCSYEVSFSDIDRQFIQDFKYYLDKKAIAHGSQKLSQNSKYSYFNKLRAALKQAVKDGILPTNPSEGVDAFKQGEPEREFLTLEQLQAAANTECEIPQMKTAFIFSCLTGLRWSDINKLLWSEVQHSNDNGYYIRFRQKKTKGAETLPISEQAFGLLGERQAPEERVFKGLKYSAWHNLKLQQWMMKAGIFKTITFHCARHTYATLQLTAGTDIYTVSKLLGHKELKTTQVYAKIIDEKKQEAANKIKLDL; this is encoded by the coding sequence ATGAAAGTAACACTAAGAAAACGTAATCAAGGTGGCAAGACCAGTCTATACCTCGACTACTACCATAAGGGAAAAAGGAAAACCGAATACCTCAAATTATACCTTACTCCTAATCCGAAGACCAAGGAAGAAAAGGAGGTCAACAAAAAGACTCTTCAATTAGCTGAGACTATCAGAGCACAGCGACAAATTGAAATCCAAAACGGTGTTTATGGGTTCCGAGACAATGAGAAATTGAAAGGTAGCTTCCTTGCATACATTGAGCTACTTGCCAATCAGAGACAAGACAGTCCAGGCAATTACGGCAACTGGACAAGTATGCTGAAACATCTAAAGGCATTTTGTTCCTATGAGGTATCCTTCTCAGATATTGACAGGCAGTTTATTCAGGATTTCAAATACTATCTTGATAAGAAAGCTATAGCACACGGCAGTCAGAAGCTATCCCAAAACTCAAAGTACTCCTACTTTAACAAGCTGAGAGCAGCTTTAAAGCAAGCAGTGAAAGACGGTATTCTACCGACTAACCCAAGCGAAGGAGTTGACGCCTTTAAACAAGGTGAGCCTGAAAGAGAATTTCTAACCTTGGAGCAACTGCAAGCAGCAGCCAATACAGAATGTGAAATCCCTCAGATGAAAACGGCATTCATATTTTCATGCCTCACTGGTCTGAGGTGGTCAGACATCAATAAGCTTCTCTGGTCAGAGGTGCAGCATTCAAATGATAACGGGTATTACATCCGATTCAGACAGAAGAAAACCAAGGGAGCTGAAACCCTACCTATTTCAGAACAAGCCTTTGGCTTGCTCGGTGAAAGGCAAGCTCCGGAAGAACGAGTATTCAAGGGATTGAAATATTCTGCCTGGCATAACCTGAAATTGCAACAATGGATGATGAAAGCTGGTATCTTCAAGACCATCACTTTTCACTGTGCCCGTCATACCTATGCCACTTTACAGCTTACGGCAGGAACTGATATTTACACAGTCTCAAAGCTCTTAGGCCATAAGGAATTGAAGACCACCCAAGTCTATGCCAAAATCATAGATGAAAAGAAACAGGAAGCAGCCAACAAAATCAAACTTGACCTATGA
- the mnmE gene encoding tRNA uridine-5-carboxymethylaminomethyl(34) synthesis GTPase MnmE yields the protein MAFSISEKEDTIIALATPQGVGAIAVIRLSGKDAIKLTNEVFKGKDLEKQDSHTIHYGTIKDEDRIIDEVLVSLFVAPKSFTKENVVEISTHGSSYIINQVIKLFIRKGARPAKPGEFTQRAFLNGQFDLAQAEAVADLIHSDSEASHQAALHQMRGGFSGEIKALRDQLIHFASMIELELDFVEEDVEFASRDDLRVLVEKLMRVVENLISSFDLGNVIKNGVPTVIAGKPNAGKSTLLNALLNEEKAIVTDIAGTTRDFIEDEINIGGVIFRFIDTAGLRETTDTIEAMGVSRTQEKMKSASLILYLFDLTDTDMVEINRDVNKLENLGVPFVKVANKVDKGEPLFMEKLMAKYPETIFISAGQKENLDELRDKILELVNLDKFKTGNTVVTNIRHYDSLVKTRESLLDVLGGLDQEITNDFLAMDIRRSLHFLGEITGEITTDDLLANIFSKFCIGK from the coding sequence ATGGCTTTTTCAATCAGTGAAAAAGAAGACACCATCATTGCACTGGCAACGCCTCAAGGTGTAGGAGCCATAGCAGTGATCCGGCTTTCCGGAAAGGATGCCATCAAACTGACCAATGAAGTTTTCAAGGGCAAGGACCTTGAAAAACAGGACAGCCACACCATTCATTATGGCACCATCAAGGATGAGGACCGCATTATTGATGAAGTGTTGGTATCACTTTTTGTGGCCCCTAAATCTTTTACCAAGGAAAATGTGGTGGAAATTTCCACTCACGGTTCCTCTTATATCATCAACCAGGTTATCAAACTTTTTATACGGAAAGGTGCCCGCCCTGCCAAACCCGGAGAATTTACTCAAAGGGCCTTTCTCAATGGCCAGTTTGATTTGGCCCAGGCAGAAGCAGTGGCCGACCTGATCCACTCCGACTCTGAAGCCTCCCACCAAGCTGCCTTGCACCAGATGAGAGGTGGATTTAGTGGGGAAATCAAAGCCCTACGGGATCAATTGATCCACTTTGCTTCCATGATTGAATTGGAATTGGATTTTGTGGAGGAAGATGTGGAATTTGCCAGCAGGGATGACCTGAGAGTATTGGTAGAAAAACTGATGCGGGTGGTTGAAAACCTGATTTCCAGTTTTGACCTGGGCAATGTAATCAAAAACGGGGTCCCTACTGTGATTGCCGGCAAACCCAATGCGGGAAAATCCACCTTACTCAATGCCCTTTTGAATGAGGAAAAAGCCATTGTCACCGATATTGCCGGAACTACCCGGGATTTTATTGAGGACGAAATCAATATCGGCGGGGTAATTTTCCGTTTTATCGATACGGCCGGACTGCGCGAAACTACAGACACCATTGAGGCCATGGGCGTCAGCCGGACCCAGGAAAAAATGAAATCAGCCTCCCTGATCCTCTACCTTTTTGATCTGACGGATACTGACATGGTAGAAATCAATAGGGATGTCAACAAACTTGAAAACCTGGGGGTGCCATTTGTCAAGGTGGCCAATAAGGTGGATAAGGGAGAACCACTATTTATGGAAAAATTAATGGCCAAATACCCAGAAACTATTTTTATCTCAGCCGGCCAAAAAGAAAACCTGGACGAGCTCAGAGACAAGATTTTGGAATTGGTCAACCTGGACAAATTCAAAACCGGCAATACGGTAGTCACCAATATCCGCCATTACGATTCACTGGTCAAAACCAGAGAATCCCTATTGGACGTGCTGGGTGGTTTGGATCAAGAAATCACCAATGATTTCCTGGCCATGGACATCCGCAGATCTCTACATTTCCTGGGTGAAATCACTGGTGAGATCACAACGGATGATTTGTTAGCGAATATCTTTTCTAAGTTTTGTATCGGAAAGTAA
- a CDS encoding metal ABC transporter permease codes for MSFDPNAFIIIVTGSMIAISCGLLGVFLMLRKMAMTGDAISHAILPGIVMAFLISGNRNGLTMVIGAGLVGILATIIIEYLSSKVKLQSDASIGITFTSLFAVGIILITFLANQIDLDQDCVLYGEIAYVPIDLWITKAGTILGPRVTYLAGINFVLVSTFIYLFFKELKISTFDSQFAATIGLSTAGVNYGLMGMVSYTTVSSFEAVGAILVVALLVVPPATAYLWTKDLKKLIQLTIILGITNSFFGYYLAYWLNSSIAGSMASVAGLIFFVSIVRHQKKIPKLFQKGIQIPKSKGLSN; via the coding sequence ATGAGTTTTGACCCAAATGCATTTATTATCATTGTAACTGGTTCCATGATCGCCATATCCTGTGGACTGCTGGGCGTTTTTCTCATGTTGAGAAAAATGGCAATGACCGGAGATGCTATCTCCCATGCGATTTTGCCTGGAATAGTTATGGCTTTCCTGATATCAGGAAACAGAAATGGCCTGACCATGGTGATTGGAGCAGGCTTGGTAGGTATCCTTGCTACCATTATAATTGAATACCTAAGTTCAAAAGTAAAATTGCAATCAGATGCATCCATAGGCATCACCTTTACCTCCCTATTTGCTGTTGGGATAATTTTAATCACCTTTTTGGCCAACCAGATTGACCTGGACCAGGACTGTGTTTTATATGGTGAAATTGCTTATGTCCCCATTGATCTTTGGATCACCAAAGCTGGCACCATTCTGGGGCCAAGGGTCACCTATTTAGCAGGGATCAATTTTGTTTTGGTATCCACCTTTATCTACCTATTCTTCAAAGAATTAAAAATCAGCACCTTCGACAGCCAGTTTGCTGCCACCATAGGCCTATCCACTGCGGGTGTCAATTATGGTTTGATGGGCATGGTTTCTTACACCACCGTAAGCTCATTTGAGGCAGTAGGCGCAATACTTGTTGTGGCCCTTTTGGTAGTTCCGCCTGCCACAGCCTACCTTTGGACCAAAGATTTAAAAAAGCTCATACAACTCACTATTATTCTGGGTATTACAAACTCCTTTTTTGGTTATTATTTAGCCTATTGGCTCAACAGTTCCATAGCCGGATCCATGGCCTCAGTGGCTGGATTGATCTTTTTTGTCAGCATCGTCCGGCACCAAAAAAAGATTCCCAAGTTATTTCAAAAAGGAATTCAAATTCCAAAAAGTAAAGGCCTTTCCAATTAA
- a CDS encoding helix-turn-helix domain-containing protein → MSSNIRVPKICQHCGTEFIAKTTVTKFCGDNCAKRAYKKRKRDQKVQEIAPTAVQKQEYNQEQVKDKDFLSIAETCKLLGASRMTLYRQIKNGKIQAAKIGSRTIIKREEIEKLFQA, encoded by the coding sequence ATGAGCAGCAACATTCGAGTTCCAAAAATCTGTCAGCATTGCGGTACTGAGTTTATCGCCAAGACAACTGTGACCAAATTTTGTGGTGATAACTGTGCCAAGCGTGCCTACAAGAAACGCAAGAGAGATCAGAAGGTACAGGAGATTGCCCCTACTGCGGTACAGAAACAAGAGTACAATCAGGAGCAAGTCAAAGACAAAGACTTTCTAAGTATTGCCGAAACCTGCAAACTACTTGGAGCTAGTAGAATGACCTTGTACCGTCAGATCAAGAACGGAAAAATTCAAGCTGCGAAAATTGGTAGCCGTACCATCATCAAGAGAGAAGAAATCGAAAAACTGTTTCAGGCATGA
- a CDS encoding metal ABC transporter solute-binding protein, Zn/Mn family → MKRIFTLFIPCLLLLAGACRFDDEVDNGKFRITATTNIMADAVKALVRDSAEVTPIMAVGVDPHLYKASHKDLDLLFDADLVIYHGLHLEGKMNEVLHKFSRTHPVINVGEHLPSNLLISSPDYTNTVDPHIWFDVNLWKIAMEKLVREIIKKKPEWKSYVEANWEAYKKELESLDQYIKNEVNKITAQGQVLITAHDAFSYFGKAYQIEVRGLQGLSTLSEPGLNDVSNLVNFIIEKDIKAIFIEQSISPKAIEAVEAGCRRKGHQVKIAGPLFTDSLGEPDGEAGTYLGMVRTNVNSIVNNLREK, encoded by the coding sequence ATGAAACGCATATTCACCCTTTTTATTCCATGCCTATTGCTTTTGGCCGGGGCTTGTAGATTTGATGATGAAGTTGATAATGGCAAATTCCGCATTACAGCAACCACCAATATCATGGCAGATGCGGTGAAAGCATTGGTGAGGGACAGTGCAGAGGTAACCCCTATTATGGCTGTGGGTGTAGACCCCCATTTATATAAAGCCTCCCACAAAGACCTGGACTTGCTTTTTGATGCAGACCTGGTCATTTACCATGGGCTTCATTTGGAAGGAAAAATGAATGAGGTATTGCACAAATTTTCCCGAACCCATCCGGTCATCAATGTTGGAGAACACCTCCCTTCCAACCTTTTAATCTCGAGCCCGGATTATACCAACACCGTGGATCCACATATTTGGTTTGATGTTAATTTATGGAAAATAGCCATGGAAAAATTGGTTCGGGAAATCATAAAGAAAAAGCCGGAATGGAAATCTTATGTGGAAGCCAATTGGGAGGCTTATAAAAAAGAACTGGAATCCCTTGACCAGTACATCAAAAATGAAGTCAACAAAATCACCGCCCAAGGACAGGTGCTGATCACGGCCCATGATGCTTTTTCCTATTTTGGCAAAGCTTACCAAATAGAAGTTAGAGGACTTCAAGGTTTGTCCACCCTAAGTGAACCAGGCCTTAATGATGTTTCCAACCTTGTCAACTTTATTATTGAAAAGGACATCAAAGCCATATTTATAGAACAGTCCATATCTCCAAAAGCCATAGAAGCGGTTGAAGCAGGCTGCAGAAGAAAAGGACATCAGGTTAAAATTGCAGGACCTTTATTTACAGATAGTCTTGGTGAACCAGATGGTGAGGCCGGAACCTATCTGGGCATGGTCCGCACCAATGTAAATTCCATTGTTAATAATTTGAGAGAAAAATGA
- a CDS encoding metal-dependent transcriptional regulator, with the protein MPTLTYAEENYLKAIYHLSDEGKKSVSTNDISKELKTKPASVSDMLRRLSEKQVIDYRKYYGVQMTDEGKKSALQIIRKHRLWEVFLVEKLKFNWDEVHEVAEELEHVKSPILIQRLDDFLGNPKYDPHGDPIPDEFGDVKARPRLPLNELLVDDAGQIVAVKDSSAAFLRYLDKVGAYIGARIKVLDKVEFDGSLEILVDNRKTLFMSKDVAANILIIQ; encoded by the coding sequence ATGCCGACATTAACCTACGCCGAGGAGAATTACCTTAAAGCCATTTACCACCTTTCTGATGAGGGAAAAAAGAGTGTTTCCACTAATGACATTTCAAAGGAGCTGAAGACCAAACCTGCTTCGGTCAGTGATATGCTCCGGAGGTTATCAGAAAAACAGGTGATTGATTACAGAAAATATTACGGGGTCCAAATGACGGATGAAGGCAAAAAATCGGCCCTTCAAATCATCAGGAAACATCGACTTTGGGAAGTGTTTTTAGTTGAGAAACTAAAGTTCAACTGGGACGAAGTTCATGAGGTGGCAGAGGAACTGGAGCATGTCAAGTCCCCTATTTTGATCCAAAGGCTTGATGACTTCCTTGGCAATCCAAAATACGATCCCCATGGTGATCCTATTCCGGATGAATTTGGGGATGTAAAAGCCCGGCCAAGACTTCCTCTCAATGAGCTTTTGGTAGATGATGCCGGACAAATTGTGGCGGTCAAAGACAGCAGTGCAGCCTTCCTGAGATACTTGGATAAAGTAGGAGCCTATATCGGTGCAAGGATAAAAGTATTGGACAAAGTTGAATTTGATGGCTCACTGGAAATTCTGGTGGACAATAGAAAAACCCTATTTATGTCCAAAGATGTAGCAGCCAATATTCTGATTATACAATAA